The following coding sequences are from one Musa acuminata AAA Group cultivar baxijiao chromosome BXJ2-4, Cavendish_Baxijiao_AAA, whole genome shotgun sequence window:
- the LOC135608909 gene encoding RING-H2 finger protein ATL8-like, translating to MMLPSLSRFLQSSDNLHAAGQPDPLPVDTDLIVILAALLCALICVLGLALVARCAWLRPSPAAAAASSVFRPTGKGLKKKALRSLPTLSFDSSAAPGGSGKLSDCPICLAEFADGDQVRVLPQCGHGFHVVCVDTWLGSHSSCPSCRRILVVPAAALATSPSRSVPAGRGPKTAQDAEPSNPQP from the coding sequence ATGATGTTGCCTTCTCTGTCGAGGTTTCTACAGTCCTCCGACAACCTCCACGCCGCGGGGCAGCCCGACCCCCTCCCTGTCGACACCGACCTCATCGTCATCCTCGCGGCGCTCCTCTGCGCCCTCATCTGCGTCCTCGGCCTCGCCCTCGTCGCTCGCTGCGCCTGGCTCCGCCCctctcccgccgccgccgccgcctcctccgtcTTTCGACCGACCGGTAAGGGTCTCAAGAAGAAGGCCCTCCGCTCCCTCCCGACGCTCTCCTTCGACTCCTCCGCCGCTCCGGGTGGCAGCGGGAAGCTCTCCGATTGCCCCATCTGCCTCGCCGAGTTCGCTGACGGGGACCAGGTCCGGGTCCTGCCGCAGTGCGGCCACGGCTTCCACGTCGTCTGCGTTGACACCTGGCTTGGGTCCCACTCATCCTGCCCCTCCTGCCGTCGGATCCTGGTGGTCCCCGCCGCCGCCCTCGCCACCTCCCCATCGAGGTCAGTGCCGGCGGGGCGCGGGCCGAAGACGGCACAGGATGCGGAACCAAGTAATCCGCAGCCCTAA